From the genome of Aerococcus sanguinicola:
TCATCGTAATAGGCCCGGACGCCTGACCAGTAATGGTTCATCTTCTGGGCATTGCCCACGTTGAGGTCTGGACGGCGGTCGTCGTGTTCCAGGGCATAGTAGAGGGTGGTCATACTTGGCTGGCTGGTCGTTGAGGAGAAGGCAGAAGTTGCCACGTCCACAATGTCCACCCCAGCCCGGGCAGCTTCGGCATAGGTAATAATCCCGTTGCCCGCCGTGTCGTGGGTGTGGAGGTGGATCGGCACGTCCACTGCCGCCTTGAGTTCAGATATCAGGGCATAGGCGGCTTGGGGTTTCAAGAGCCCGGCCATGTCCTTGATGGCGATGATATCGGCCCCCGCGCTGACCAGGTCCTTGGCGAAGTTGACATAGTAGTCCGTGGAGTATTTTTGCCGGTCAGGATTGAGGACATCGCCGGTATAGCACATGGCCGCTTCGGCGATCTTACCCGTATCCTTGACGAACTGGAGCGGTTTTTCAATTTGTTTGATCCAGTTCAAGCTGTCGAAGACCCGGAAAACGTCGATGCCGGATTCGGCCGACTGCTTGATAAAGGCTTCCAGCACATTGTCCGGATAAGCCGTGTAGCCCACTGCATTGGACCCTCTAAAGAGCATCTGCAAGAGGGTATTAGGCATAGCGGCCCGGAATTTTTCTAAGCGTTCCCATGGGTCTTCGGTCAGGAAGCGGTAGGCCGTGTCGAAGGTGGCCCCGCCCCAGACTTCCATGGAGAAAAAGTTCGGATTAGCTGCTTCCATGGCTTGGGCAGCCTTGAGCATGTCGCGGGTCCGCATCCGGGTCGCAATCAGTGACTGGTGGGCGTCCCGCATGGTGGTGTCGGTCAGGAGGAGTTCCTGCTTGTTCTTCACGAAGTCTTGGACCGCCTTGACCCCGTCCTTGTCCAGGATCTGCTTAGCAGTTGGGCCATGGCTTTCGACCGCTTCCAAGCTATTCGGCACTTGGGCCTTGGTGTAGTGGGGTTTCTCCCCACGTTTGAGGCCTGGGAAGCCGTTGATGGTCGTTTCCGCGATATAGCGGAGGATCTTATTCCCTCTATCCCGGTTCTTTTCTTTAGGGAATTCGAAGAGAGATGGGGTGTTGTCGATGAAGAGGGTCGTCGCTTGACCGGTTTGGAATTCATCGTGGCGGACCACATTCAAGAGGAAGGGAATATTGTTCTTCACGCCGCGGATCCGGTACTCACGGAGGGCCCGGGTCATCTTAGCCACGGTCTCTTCGAAGGTCATGGCGTGGGCGATCAGCTTGGTCACCATGGAGTCATAGTAAGGCGACACTTCCGCATTCTGGTAGCCATTCCCCGCATCCAGACGCAGGCCGAAACCACCTGGTGAGCGATAGGTGTTGATCTTACCCGTATCTGGGAAGAAGTTGTTGGCGGGGTCTTCGGTCGTGATCCGGCACTGGATGGCATAACCCATCAGCGGCAGGTCTTCTTGCTTAGGCAGGCCAATCTCTTCAAAAGATTCGCCGTCCGCAATCCGGATCTGGGCCTTGACAATGTCGACCCCAGTGATCTCTTCGGAAATGGTGTGTTCCACTTGGACACGGGGGTTGACTTCGATGAAGTAGAAGTCGTGGCCGTCTAATAAGAATTCCACCGTCCCGGCATTCTGATAGCCGACATGGGACATGAGGCGGACCGCTTCGTCGCAGACCTCATGGCGGACTTCCATGGGTAGACCCACTGTTGGAGCCACTTCGACGACTTTTTGGTGGCGGCGTTGAACGGAGCAGTCACGTTCCCAGAGGTGCATGACATGGCCGTGCTGGTCGCCTAGGATTTGCACTTCGATATGTTTAGGGTTGGCAATGTATTTCTCCGCATACATCACGCCCGAGCCAAACGCCTTGAGCGCTTCATTGGAGGCCGTTTCGAATTGCTCTTCCAATTCATCATCGGAGCGAACTACCCGCATGCCGCGGCCGCCACCCCCATTGGCTGCCTTAACCATGATCGGATAGCCCGCTTCCTTAGCGAAGGCGCGGACTTCTTCCACGGATTCCACCGGACCAGGCGTCCCCGGGATTTCGCGGATGCCCGCATCACGCGCAGCAATTTTGGCCTTAACCTTGTCCCCGAACATGTCCAGGGTTTCAACTTTAGGGCCGATGAAGATAATGCCTTCTTCCTGGCAGCGGCGGGCAAAGTCCACATTCTCAGACAGGAAGCCATAGCCAGGGTGGATGGCGTCGGCGCCGGTGTCTTTGGCGATGCGGATAATATCTTCAATGTCGAGATAGGCTTTGACAGGTTTCTTACCTTCCCCAACCAGGTAGGACTCGTCCGCCTTGAAGCGGTGGACCGAATTCTCATCTTCCTTGGCGAAGATAGCGACCGTCTCGATGCCTAATTCAAAACAGGCCCGGAAGACGCGGATAGCGATTTCGCCACGGTTGGCGACTAGGACTTTTTTAATCATAATTACACTCCCCTTTGATGACATGCAGTGGCTACTTGGATATGAACTTGGGATAAAAATGCTAAACTCTTTTTAAACAACAAATTTTTGTCAAAAACCTGTTCCAAAAGTCAACCCTGACCTCCACTTCACAAACTATGTCCGATTGTTTGCCAACAATCTCCCATAGTTTGCTGCAGTGATTCAGGGCTAAACGACTTTTGTCACACTCTATTTTGGTCTGCTCTTACAGCTGAGAGGGCGAGGCCCACCATGATGGCCGAGGTGAGGATGGAGGACCCGCCGTATGAGATGAAGGGGAAGGTAATCCCCGTGATTGGCAGGAGCCCCGTCACCCCGCCCAGGTTGATCACAGCCTGGATCAGGAAATAAGAGGCCAGCCCAATTAAGAGCATTTGGATATAGACGCTTCGTGCTTTTTGGGCCCGGTAGTAGAGGTAGAGGGTGAGGTAGAAGTAGAGGCCCAGGATAAAGATCAGGCCAACTAGCCCCAACTCCTCGCCCACGATGGCCATGATGAAGTCGTTGTGGGCTTCTGGCAGGTAGCCCAGCTTTTGGACCGAATTCCCCAGGCCCCGGCCGAAGAGACCGCCCCCCTTGAGGGCATAGTAGGAATTGACCAATTGGTGGCCGATTCCCTGGGCTTCGGGAAAGGGATTCACGAAGCTGAGCAGGCGCTGGACTTGGTAGTTATCCGAAGACCAGCCCAAATGATTGGCCAGGCGGGCGCCTAAGACCAAGACGGCATAGGCTGCGACCGCCAGACCGCTCAGCACTTTGACGACCTTAGACGATATCCCCGACCCCAGCACCATGAGACTGGCAATAACAAGAAGCAGGCCGAAGCCCCCGATATCGGGCAGGAGGACGGCAATGCCCAGCCAGACCAGGATGGCGGCAGGCACTAAGGGATGGCGGCCGAGGACCCTGAAGAAGCCCTTCCAGCCCGGATTCTGGGCGAAGTCTTTTTGGTAGCGGCTGAAATAGTCCGCTAAGAGCAGGATCAGGACCGGCTTGGCGAATTCAATCGGTTGGATGGAGATCACATAGAGGTCGATCCAACCCTTGGCCCCGTTGATCTCCTCCCCAAAGAAGAGCACGAAGACCAGGGCCAGGCTGATGACCGCAATGGCCAGCTTCTTGAAAGCTTGACTGCGAAAGACCGTCACCCGGAGCCGGTAGATCAGCATGGCAACGGCGAAACCGACACCCATGAAGACCAGCTGGCGGACCACATAGTAGGAGACGTCATTGCCCTCCGAAATGGCCCGGTAGGATGAAGCCGTAAAGACCATGATCAAACCGATAATCGAGAGCACCACATAGGGCAGGAAGATCGATAGGTTCATCTCCCGGTAGGCCCTCCTCAGCGCCGAAGCGACCTTTTGCGTCTTAGACTTAGGAGTCTTTTCTGTTGACACGGTGGTCCCCCTCTACATGGTAGAACTGCCCCTCTTCGAAGATCTCCGTATAAACCTGGTTCAGGGTATTCTCCAATTCTTTAATAATTTGATGGCCCTTATCTTTCGAAATTGCACCAATCGCAATCGCATAGGCGACTTGCTTGGAGAAGCCATACATCTGAGTATCCACAATCTCCTCAAAGGCCGGACACTGGGCAAAACATAAGTGTTCCTTTTGACTGAGGATTAAGTGGGAGATGCGTTGGGCTTCATGAAGCAAGATCTCTTCCGCTTGCTTCCGATCGATATCCATTCGCTATCCCCTCCTTCTTTTTATTAGATTTTTACCACATGGTGTTGGTGAGCATTCGTTCCGCTTTTGAATTTGATCGTTAAGAGCCATGGCACCGGTTCGGGCC
Proteins encoded in this window:
- a CDS encoding DUF1507 family protein, translating into MDIDRKQAEEILLHEAQRISHLILSQKEHLCFAQCPAFEEIVDTQMYGFSKQVAYAIAIGAISKDKGHQIIKELENTLNQVYTEIFEEGQFYHVEGDHRVNRKDS
- a CDS encoding pyruvate carboxylase: MIKKVLVANRGEIAIRVFRACFELGIETVAIFAKEDENSVHRFKADESYLVGEGKKPVKAYLDIEDIIRIAKDTGADAIHPGYGFLSENVDFARRCQEEGIIFIGPKVETLDMFGDKVKAKIAARDAGIREIPGTPGPVESVEEVRAFAKEAGYPIMVKAANGGGGRGMRVVRSDDELEEQFETASNEALKAFGSGVMYAEKYIANPKHIEVQILGDQHGHVMHLWERDCSVQRRHQKVVEVAPTVGLPMEVRHEVCDEAVRLMSHVGYQNAGTVEFLLDGHDFYFIEVNPRVQVEHTISEEITGVDIVKAQIRIADGESFEEIGLPKQEDLPLMGYAIQCRITTEDPANNFFPDTGKINTYRSPGGFGLRLDAGNGYQNAEVSPYYDSMVTKLIAHAMTFEETVAKMTRALREYRIRGVKNNIPFLLNVVRHDEFQTGQATTLFIDNTPSLFEFPKEKNRDRGNKILRYIAETTINGFPGLKRGEKPHYTKAQVPNSLEAVESHGPTAKQILDKDGVKAVQDFVKNKQELLLTDTTMRDAHQSLIATRMRTRDMLKAAQAMEAANPNFFSMEVWGGATFDTAYRFLTEDPWERLEKFRAAMPNTLLQMLFRGSNAVGYTAYPDNVLEAFIKQSAESGIDVFRVFDSLNWIKQIEKPLQFVKDTGKIAEAAMCYTGDVLNPDRQKYSTDYYVNFAKDLVSAGADIIAIKDMAGLLKPQAAYALISELKAAVDVPIHLHTHDTAGNGIITYAEAARAGVDIVDVATSAFSSTTSQPSMTTLYYALEHDDRRPDLNVGNAQKMNHYWSGVRAYYDDFASGLKVPETEIYKTEMPGGQYTNLQQQAIGVGLEDRWEEIKVMYHDVNMLFGDIVKVTPSSKVVGDMALFMVQNKLSIEDFFERGKSLDFPDSVIKFFQGDLGQPVGGFPKDVQDIILKGAPATTERPGDLLDPVDFDAVREELGEKVDIEITNQDLLAYLMYPKVFVDYCKKLDNYSDLSNIDTPTFFRGMQPGETVSVEIQKGKVLRIKLIQVGAPNHLGERIVYFDLNGQRREITVKDTTIKTSVALRPKADPSNRGHIGATMPGTIVKVSCEKGDSVKVGQTILVTEAMKMETTVKSPIDGVIKAIHVQAGDQVDSNDLLIEIEKA
- a CDS encoding FtsW/RodA/SpoVE family cell cycle protein, with protein sequence MSTEKTPKSKTQKVASALRRAYREMNLSIFLPYVVLSIIGLIMVFTASSYRAISEGNDVSYYVVRQLVFMGVGFAVAMLIYRLRVTVFRSQAFKKLAIAVISLALVFVLFFGEEINGAKGWIDLYVISIQPIEFAKPVLILLLADYFSRYQKDFAQNPGWKGFFRVLGRHPLVPAAILVWLGIAVLLPDIGGFGLLLVIASLMVLGSGISSKVVKVLSGLAVAAYAVLVLGARLANHLGWSSDNYQVQRLLSFVNPFPEAQGIGHQLVNSYYALKGGGLFGRGLGNSVQKLGYLPEAHNDFIMAIVGEELGLVGLIFILGLYFYLTLYLYYRAQKARSVYIQMLLIGLASYFLIQAVINLGGVTGLLPITGITFPFISYGGSSILTSAIMVGLALSAVRADQNRV